One genomic window of Eleginops maclovinus isolate JMC-PN-2008 ecotype Puerto Natales chromosome 12, JC_Emac_rtc_rv5, whole genome shotgun sequence includes the following:
- the chfr gene encoding E3 ubiquitin-protein ligase CHFR isoform X1 gives MDSFQRGRPWGKLVKVNSSETVLLFNKECTVGRKKGCYLSFPANKLVSGEHCKIVQDESSGQVWLEDMSTNGTVINMSKLVKKQTHMLQNGDVIYFVYRKSEPEQNIAYVYHSIKTEEAISHHSYDMERSAHSPAQVPPSEMPISVEPVMLTKAPAQEEPRPSTSSSHFCIRSPAASVPVATAACPASGQAAEAAPPQEEGIDDMEPESKRRKTEHDRDYDLPHTSSTEVVASTKPSVLSKAPMEETKTDKMEESLTCVICRDLLHDCVSLQPCMHVFCAACYSGWMERSSLCPTCRCPVERIRKNHVLNNLVEAYLIQHPEKCRSEEDLKSMGGRNKITQDMLQPKVERSFSDEEGSSDYLFELSDNDSDSSDISSQPLVMCRQCPGYSVEVSQVLFASGSNYWLPVLPAAPAALTPPQKQPAEAEEGAAKPAVDQPSTSSDTPPAPQEYCCPPHGCHLICTCCLEPMPDRRADPNSEQRLAQQCVLCQRPFCHMYWGCQRIGCQGCLARFSELNLTDKCLDGVLNNNNYESEILHNYLTSRGKSWRDVLQESLQALQQGNYYLSDCRISPNATLCYCCGLRSFKELAYKFRQNIPAPELPAAVTSRPDCYWGRNCRTQVKAHHATKFNHICEQTRFKS, from the exons ATGGACAGTTTTCAAAGAGGAAGACCCTGGGGAAAGCTGGTCAAAGTGAACTCCAGTGAAACCGTCCTGCTGTTCAACAAGGAGTGCACAGTTGGCAGAAAAAAGG gATGTTATCTGTCCTTCCCAGCCAACAAACTGGTCTCAGGCGAGCACTGCAAGATTGTGCAAGATGAAAGCTCAGGGCAGGTGTGGCTGGAAGACATGAG CACTAACGGCACGGTGATCAACATGTCCAAACTGGTCAAGAAGCAAACTCACATGCTGCAGAACGGCGACGTCATCTACTTTGTGTACAGGAAGAGTGAGCCAGAACAAA ACATTGCCTACGTTTACCACTCAATCAAAACGGAAGAAGCTATTTCCCACCATAGTTACG ACATGGAGCGATCCGCCCACAGTCCTGCTCAGGTCCCCCCCTCAGAGATGCCTATCTCTGTGGAGCCTGTGATGCTCACTAAGGCTCCAGCTCAGGAGGAACCTCggccctccacctcctcttcacACTTCTGCATCAGGAGCCCCGCCGCGTCTGTTCCCGTGGCAACAGCAGCCTGTCCCGCCTCTG GCCAGGCTGCTGAAGCTGCTCCACCACAGGAGGAAGGCATAGACGACATGGAGCCAGAAAGCAAGAGGAGGAAAACTGAACATG ATAGAGATTATGATTTGCCACACACCTCCAGTACAGAAGTGGTCGCTTCAACTAAGCCCAGTGTTCTGTCCAAAGCACCGATGGAAGAGACCAAGACGGACAAGATGGAGGAGAGCCTGACGTGTGTCATCTGCCGGGACCTGCTGCATGACTGTGTCAG TTTGCAGCcgtgcatgcatgtgttctGTGCTGCCTGCTACTCGGGCTGGATGGAGCGCTCCTCTCTCTGCCCCACCTGCCGCTGCCCCGTGGAGAGGATTCGCAAAAACCACGTCCTCAACAACCTGGTGGAGGCCTACCTCATCCAGCACCCAG AGAAGTGCCGCAGTGAGGAGGACCTGAAGAGCATGGGCGGCCGTAACAAGATCACTCAGGACATGCTGCAGCCCAAAGTGGAGCGCTCGTTCTCCGACGAGGAGGGCAGCTCGGATTACCTCTTTGAGCTCTCCGACAACGACAGTGACTCCTCAGACATCAG CAGTCAGCCTCTGGTGATGTGCCGGCAGTGTCCGGGCTACAGCGTGGAGGTCTCTCAGGTGCTGTTTGCTTCAGGCTCCAACTACTGGCTCCCTGTACTGCCAGCTGCTCCTGCAGCTCTAACCCCTCCACAGAAACAACCAGCAGAAGCTGAGGAAGGGGCTGCAAAACCCGCTGTGGACCAGCCTTCAACCTCCTCTGACACCCCCCCAG CCCCTCAGGAGTACTGCTGCCCCCCCCACGGCTGCCACCTCATCTGCACCTGCTGCCTGGAGCCGATGCCGGACAGACGGGCCGACCCGAACAGTGAGCAGCGCCTCGCACAACAGT gtgtgCTGTGTCAGCGGCCCTTCTGTCACATGTACTGGGGCTGCCAGAGGATCGGCTGTCAGGGCTGTCTGGCCCGCTTCAGTG AACTCAATCTGACTGACAAATGTCTGGACGGTGtgctgaacaacaacaactacgAGTCAGAGATCCTGCAC AACTACCTGACCTCCAGGGGGAAGTCATGGAGAGATGTGCTGCAGGAGTCTCTGCAGGCCTTACAGCAGGGGAACTACTATCTGTCAG ACTGTCGCATCTCTCCAAACGCCACCCTGTGCTACTGCTGCGGTCTGCGGTCCTTCAAGGAGCTGGCCTACAAGTTCAGACAGAACATCCCAGCACCTGAACTGCCAG ctgctgttaCATCTCGCCCCGATTGTTACTGGGGACGCAACTGTCGCACGCAGGTGAAGGCGCACCACGCAAC GAAATTCAACCACATATGTGAGCAGACTCGTTTCAAGAGCTGA
- the chfr gene encoding E3 ubiquitin-protein ligase CHFR isoform X2: protein MDSFQRGRPWGKLVKVNSSETVLLFNKECTVGRKKGCYLSFPANKLVSGEHCKIVQDESSGQVWLEDMSTNGTVINMSKLVKKQTHMLQNGDVIYFVYRKSEPEQNIAYVYHSIKTEEAISHHSYDMERSAHSPAQVPPSEMPISVEPVMLTKAPAQEEPRPSTSSSHFCIRSPAASVPVATAACPASGQAAEAAPPQEEGIDDMEPESKRRKTEHDRDYDLPHTSSTEVVASTKPSVLSKAPMEETKTDKMEESLTCVICRDLLHDCVSLQPCMHVFCAACYSGWMERSSLCPTCRCPVERIRKNHVLNNLVEAYLIQHPEKCRSEEDLKSMGGRNKITQDMLQPKVERSFSDEEGSSDYLFELSDNDSDSSDISQPLVMCRQCPGYSVEVSQVLFASGSNYWLPVLPAAPAALTPPQKQPAEAEEGAAKPAVDQPSTSSDTPPAPQEYCCPPHGCHLICTCCLEPMPDRRADPNSEQRLAQQCVLCQRPFCHMYWGCQRIGCQGCLARFSELNLTDKCLDGVLNNNNYESEILHNYLTSRGKSWRDVLQESLQALQQGNYYLSDCRISPNATLCYCCGLRSFKELAYKFRQNIPAPELPAAVTSRPDCYWGRNCRTQVKAHHATKFNHICEQTRFKS from the exons ATGGACAGTTTTCAAAGAGGAAGACCCTGGGGAAAGCTGGTCAAAGTGAACTCCAGTGAAACCGTCCTGCTGTTCAACAAGGAGTGCACAGTTGGCAGAAAAAAGG gATGTTATCTGTCCTTCCCAGCCAACAAACTGGTCTCAGGCGAGCACTGCAAGATTGTGCAAGATGAAAGCTCAGGGCAGGTGTGGCTGGAAGACATGAG CACTAACGGCACGGTGATCAACATGTCCAAACTGGTCAAGAAGCAAACTCACATGCTGCAGAACGGCGACGTCATCTACTTTGTGTACAGGAAGAGTGAGCCAGAACAAA ACATTGCCTACGTTTACCACTCAATCAAAACGGAAGAAGCTATTTCCCACCATAGTTACG ACATGGAGCGATCCGCCCACAGTCCTGCTCAGGTCCCCCCCTCAGAGATGCCTATCTCTGTGGAGCCTGTGATGCTCACTAAGGCTCCAGCTCAGGAGGAACCTCggccctccacctcctcttcacACTTCTGCATCAGGAGCCCCGCCGCGTCTGTTCCCGTGGCAACAGCAGCCTGTCCCGCCTCTG GCCAGGCTGCTGAAGCTGCTCCACCACAGGAGGAAGGCATAGACGACATGGAGCCAGAAAGCAAGAGGAGGAAAACTGAACATG ATAGAGATTATGATTTGCCACACACCTCCAGTACAGAAGTGGTCGCTTCAACTAAGCCCAGTGTTCTGTCCAAAGCACCGATGGAAGAGACCAAGACGGACAAGATGGAGGAGAGCCTGACGTGTGTCATCTGCCGGGACCTGCTGCATGACTGTGTCAG TTTGCAGCcgtgcatgcatgtgttctGTGCTGCCTGCTACTCGGGCTGGATGGAGCGCTCCTCTCTCTGCCCCACCTGCCGCTGCCCCGTGGAGAGGATTCGCAAAAACCACGTCCTCAACAACCTGGTGGAGGCCTACCTCATCCAGCACCCAG AGAAGTGCCGCAGTGAGGAGGACCTGAAGAGCATGGGCGGCCGTAACAAGATCACTCAGGACATGCTGCAGCCCAAAGTGGAGCGCTCGTTCTCCGACGAGGAGGGCAGCTCGGATTACCTCTTTGAGCTCTCCGACAACGACAGTGACTCCTCAGACATCAG TCAGCCTCTGGTGATGTGCCGGCAGTGTCCGGGCTACAGCGTGGAGGTCTCTCAGGTGCTGTTTGCTTCAGGCTCCAACTACTGGCTCCCTGTACTGCCAGCTGCTCCTGCAGCTCTAACCCCTCCACAGAAACAACCAGCAGAAGCTGAGGAAGGGGCTGCAAAACCCGCTGTGGACCAGCCTTCAACCTCCTCTGACACCCCCCCAG CCCCTCAGGAGTACTGCTGCCCCCCCCACGGCTGCCACCTCATCTGCACCTGCTGCCTGGAGCCGATGCCGGACAGACGGGCCGACCCGAACAGTGAGCAGCGCCTCGCACAACAGT gtgtgCTGTGTCAGCGGCCCTTCTGTCACATGTACTGGGGCTGCCAGAGGATCGGCTGTCAGGGCTGTCTGGCCCGCTTCAGTG AACTCAATCTGACTGACAAATGTCTGGACGGTGtgctgaacaacaacaactacgAGTCAGAGATCCTGCAC AACTACCTGACCTCCAGGGGGAAGTCATGGAGAGATGTGCTGCAGGAGTCTCTGCAGGCCTTACAGCAGGGGAACTACTATCTGTCAG ACTGTCGCATCTCTCCAAACGCCACCCTGTGCTACTGCTGCGGTCTGCGGTCCTTCAAGGAGCTGGCCTACAAGTTCAGACAGAACATCCCAGCACCTGAACTGCCAG ctgctgttaCATCTCGCCCCGATTGTTACTGGGGACGCAACTGTCGCACGCAGGTGAAGGCGCACCACGCAAC GAAATTCAACCACATATGTGAGCAGACTCGTTTCAAGAGCTGA